In Dasypus novemcinctus isolate mDasNov1 chromosome 23, mDasNov1.1.hap2, whole genome shotgun sequence, the following proteins share a genomic window:
- the ZNF205 gene encoding transcriptional repressor RHIT isoform X1 has translation MSADHGGVGAPQDKGKAQEAPGYQRPCQDMLSRFAGSGPLEAAQEPPHIKLEPKEPHPEGVPQETGAPSARGWAPPSHGPKEKAPFLPGGAPPFPQVPVLPREGRARDRQMAAALLTAWSQMPVTFEDVALYLSREEWGRLDHTQQSFYRDILQKRNGLSLGFPFSRAFWASQAQEKGEASGARQQAGEEKERAVCTGTVVVGKEVPALIPPPAALGAVKPSRARAGRAQGPAAQCTEQAARSQGAGPAEDDAQPKSLETGPPARKPALLDAGLPKAPEGRAPEEPGEEKGPAGSSEEGLAAEGDAGRKTYKCEQCGKGFSWHSHLVTHRRTHTGEKPYACTDCGKRFGRSSHLIQHQIIHTGEKPYTCPSCWKSFSHHSTLIQHQRIHTGEKPYVCERCAKRFTRRSDLVTHQGTHTGAKPHKCPVCGKCFTQSSALVTHQRTHTGVKPYPCPECGKCFSQRSNLIAHNRTHTGEKPYHCLDCGKSFSHSSHLTAHQRTHRGVRPYSCPLCGKSFSRRSNLHRHEKIHTTGPKALAMLMLGAAGALGAPPPTPT, from the exons ATGTCTGCAGACCATGGAGGAGTTGGGGCTCCCCAGGACAAGGGGAAAGCCCAAGAG GCTCCAGGCTACCAGCGTCCTTGTCAAGACATGCTTTCCCGGTTCGCGGGATCAGGGCCTTTGGAAGCTGCCCAGGAGCCACCGCACATCAAGTTAGAGCCCAAAGAGCCACATCCCGAGGGGGTGCCGCAGGAGACAGGGGCTCCCAGTGCACGTGGATGGGCGCCCCCGAGCCATGGCCCTAAGGAGAAAGCGCCTTTCCTGCCTGGTGGAG CCCCCCCATTCCCCCAGGTCCCTGTCCTCCCCAGGGAGGGGAGAGCCAGAGACCGGCAGATGGCCGCAGCGCTCCTCACTGCCTGGTCCCAG ATGCCAGTCACCTTTGAGGACGTAGCTTTGTACCTCTCCCGCGAGGAATGGGGACGGCTGGACCACACTCAGCAGAGCTTCTATAGGGACATCCTGCAGAAGAGAAACGGGCTGTCGTTGG GGTTCCCCTTCAGCAGAGCTTTCTGGGCCTCCCAAGCGCAGGAGAAGGGCGAGGCCTCGGGCGCACGCCAGCAGGCgggagaggagaaggagagggcCGTGTGCACAG GCACTGTTGTGGTGGGCAAGGAGGTGCCGGCCCTGATCCCGCCCCCGGCGGCCCTCGGGGCTGTGAAGCCCTCCCGCGCCAGGGCCGGGAGAGCCCAGGGGCCTGCTGCGCAGTGCACGGAGCAGGCGGCCCGCAGCCAGGGCGCGGGGCCCGCCGAGGACGACGCGCAGCCCAAGTCCCTGGAGACCGGCCCCCCGGCGCGGAAGCCGGCCCTGCTGGACGCAGGTCTTCCGAAAGCCCCGGAGGGCCGCGCGCCTGAGGAACCCGGCGAGGAGAAAGGGCCCGCCGGGAGCAGCGAGGAGGGCCTGGCGGCCGAGGGCGACGCGGGCAGGAAGACCTACAAGTGCGAGCAGTGCGGCAAGGGCTTCAGCTGGCACTCGCACCTGGTGACGCACCGGCGCACGCACACGGGCGAGAAGCCCTACGCCTGCACGGACTGCGGCAAGCGCTTCGGCCGCAGCTCCCACCTCATCCAGCACCAGATCATCCACACGGGCGAGAAGCCCTACACCTGCCCCTCCTGCTGGAAGAGCTTCAGCCACCACTCGACGCTGATCCAGCACCAGCGCATCCACACGGGCGAGAAGCCCTACGTGTGCGAGCGCTGCGCCAAGCGCTTCACCCGCCGCTCGGACCTGGTTACCCACCAGGGCACCCACACAGGTGCCAAGCCCCACAAGTGCCCCGTCTGCGGCAAGTGCTTCACGCAGAGCTCCGCCCTGGTCACCCACCAGCGCACCCACACTGGCGTCAAGCCCTACCCCTGCCCCGAGTGCGGCAAGTGCTTCAGCCAGCGCTCCAACCTCATCGCCCACAACCGCACGCACACCGGCGAGAAGCCCTACCACTGCCTCGACTGCGGCAAGAGCTTCAGCCACAGCTCGCACCTCACCGCCCACCAGCGCACCCACCGCGGCGTCCGGCCCTACTCCTGCCCCCTGTGCGGCAAGAGCTTCAGCCGGCGCTCCAACCTGCACCGGCACGAGAAGATCCACACCACGGGGCCCAAGGCCCTGGCCATGCTGATgctgggggcggcgggggcgctgGGGGCACCGCCACCCACTCCCACCTAG
- the ZNF205 gene encoding transcriptional repressor RHIT isoform X2: MSADHGGVGAPQDKGKAQEAPGYQRPCQDMLSRFAGSGPLEAAQEPPHIKLEPKEPHPEGVPQETGAPSARGWAPPSHGPKEKAPFLPGGAPPFPQVPVLPREGRARDRQMAAALLTAWSQMPVTFEDVALYLSREEWGRLDHTQQSFYRDILQKRNGLSLGTVVVGKEVPALIPPPAALGAVKPSRARAGRAQGPAAQCTEQAARSQGAGPAEDDAQPKSLETGPPARKPALLDAGLPKAPEGRAPEEPGEEKGPAGSSEEGLAAEGDAGRKTYKCEQCGKGFSWHSHLVTHRRTHTGEKPYACTDCGKRFGRSSHLIQHQIIHTGEKPYTCPSCWKSFSHHSTLIQHQRIHTGEKPYVCERCAKRFTRRSDLVTHQGTHTGAKPHKCPVCGKCFTQSSALVTHQRTHTGVKPYPCPECGKCFSQRSNLIAHNRTHTGEKPYHCLDCGKSFSHSSHLTAHQRTHRGVRPYSCPLCGKSFSRRSNLHRHEKIHTTGPKALAMLMLGAAGALGAPPPTPT, from the exons ATGTCTGCAGACCATGGAGGAGTTGGGGCTCCCCAGGACAAGGGGAAAGCCCAAGAG GCTCCAGGCTACCAGCGTCCTTGTCAAGACATGCTTTCCCGGTTCGCGGGATCAGGGCCTTTGGAAGCTGCCCAGGAGCCACCGCACATCAAGTTAGAGCCCAAAGAGCCACATCCCGAGGGGGTGCCGCAGGAGACAGGGGCTCCCAGTGCACGTGGATGGGCGCCCCCGAGCCATGGCCCTAAGGAGAAAGCGCCTTTCCTGCCTGGTGGAG CCCCCCCATTCCCCCAGGTCCCTGTCCTCCCCAGGGAGGGGAGAGCCAGAGACCGGCAGATGGCCGCAGCGCTCCTCACTGCCTGGTCCCAG ATGCCAGTCACCTTTGAGGACGTAGCTTTGTACCTCTCCCGCGAGGAATGGGGACGGCTGGACCACACTCAGCAGAGCTTCTATAGGGACATCCTGCAGAAGAGAAACGGGCTGTCGTTGG GCACTGTTGTGGTGGGCAAGGAGGTGCCGGCCCTGATCCCGCCCCCGGCGGCCCTCGGGGCTGTGAAGCCCTCCCGCGCCAGGGCCGGGAGAGCCCAGGGGCCTGCTGCGCAGTGCACGGAGCAGGCGGCCCGCAGCCAGGGCGCGGGGCCCGCCGAGGACGACGCGCAGCCCAAGTCCCTGGAGACCGGCCCCCCGGCGCGGAAGCCGGCCCTGCTGGACGCAGGTCTTCCGAAAGCCCCGGAGGGCCGCGCGCCTGAGGAACCCGGCGAGGAGAAAGGGCCCGCCGGGAGCAGCGAGGAGGGCCTGGCGGCCGAGGGCGACGCGGGCAGGAAGACCTACAAGTGCGAGCAGTGCGGCAAGGGCTTCAGCTGGCACTCGCACCTGGTGACGCACCGGCGCACGCACACGGGCGAGAAGCCCTACGCCTGCACGGACTGCGGCAAGCGCTTCGGCCGCAGCTCCCACCTCATCCAGCACCAGATCATCCACACGGGCGAGAAGCCCTACACCTGCCCCTCCTGCTGGAAGAGCTTCAGCCACCACTCGACGCTGATCCAGCACCAGCGCATCCACACGGGCGAGAAGCCCTACGTGTGCGAGCGCTGCGCCAAGCGCTTCACCCGCCGCTCGGACCTGGTTACCCACCAGGGCACCCACACAGGTGCCAAGCCCCACAAGTGCCCCGTCTGCGGCAAGTGCTTCACGCAGAGCTCCGCCCTGGTCACCCACCAGCGCACCCACACTGGCGTCAAGCCCTACCCCTGCCCCGAGTGCGGCAAGTGCTTCAGCCAGCGCTCCAACCTCATCGCCCACAACCGCACGCACACCGGCGAGAAGCCCTACCACTGCCTCGACTGCGGCAAGAGCTTCAGCCACAGCTCGCACCTCACCGCCCACCAGCGCACCCACCGCGGCGTCCGGCCCTACTCCTGCCCCCTGTGCGGCAAGAGCTTCAGCCGGCGCTCCAACCTGCACCGGCACGAGAAGATCCACACCACGGGGCCCAAGGCCCTGGCCATGCTGATgctgggggcggcgggggcgctgGGGGCACCGCCACCCACTCCCACCTAG